The sequence below is a genomic window from Brettanomyces bruxellensis chromosome 9, complete sequence.
AGCATGCATTGAAGCAATTGTATTCTCTTCCATTGCTCAACTCGATCTGTTCTCTTCACCGgtttgaaaagatgaaagagTGCATTATTTTGCAAAATGTACGTCCAGATACTTTCACCAAGCCTATATCCCTGTATGGATGCAATCACCGCCTTCAACTTTATCCGATAATCAACCTCTGGCTTTCCGTATATCGACTCATACAAGCCAACTCCAGACATATTATATTCCGCATCATATAAATCAGACAGAACGTAATCGACAAGGAAAACACCCTCAGTACTTTGGTGTAAAAATGCACCTTTAACTAAAAGTTTAGAAATCCATGGGAGCCGCTCGAATGTGTCACTACTCTCTAGTTGAAGTCTGGaaatattatcaaataGAATAGTGAGCAACGACTTTCTTGTCTTTGAATTCTCCAATAAACCCTCACAGATATCACAAATTGTACCTGACAGCTTGTCATCTTCTCCAGCAAGGTTCAAAAGCTTTGAACTTGTCAAAAGATTGATGAACTTGTGATGCATATCTCTCTCAGACATGATAAGTCTGTCCCTGGTGAGATCACACCATATATTCTTAAGATTATCTACAATTAATCGGACATCTTCCCTGGAAATCTTACCATAATTATCAAGTAGTGAGGTGAGCATCTCGATATTTCCATTATGAGACATTGACTCGGACTTGTCAATGATACTGGATGAAAATTCAAGGATTGCACTCTTCTTACACTCGTTCAACTCACAAACGCAAAGCATACCACCAATTGTACTCATGAGGAGACCAAGAAACTCATCCTTGATATGGTAAACAAATCTGTCCTTCGCCAATTTCGGAATTTTCTCCAAAGCCTGAGAGCCCAATTTTAGAAATGGTGCTATCTCTAGATTGAAATTCTCGTTGTAGACGCATTCTTTCACACAGTGGCTGAAGAATTTAAACTTATTAACGGCTTTTCCAGCAGAAGATGAATCTCGGACTTCAATCAGTTCACTCTGAAGCTTTTCAAACATTCCCACAAGGTCGATCTGCTCCCAAAATTGATAACTGAATAAATCCTTGTTTTGTAAGACAAACTTGCTCTCTGCATATATATCACTTTCAACTGTTGCAGAAAACTGGAACATTCTTCCTATAACACTACCAAGCCTTTTAGATATATCCTTTTGGAGAAACAAAGAGTTGAATTCAAGCTGTGACCTTGCACATTCGAAAAGAAAGCGATCAAACTGTGAGTATGAAAGTGCACTTTTAGCAACTACAGAAACATCCACATCCCTCTTTAATAGATATGAAGTCATTACCACTAGTGCATCCAGCTCAAACCCGGTATTGCACACTTGCTGGTAGTGCTGCAAAGTTTCGGCAAGCTTAAACTGCTTACTGAACAAATCAATGAATAActcttcattttcagcATATATATCAAATCCATTGAAGTGAGCATGATGTCCAATGGCCGAAAATATGGCAGTGTCATCTGCTTGTGTGCAATTTATGTAAGTGAGAAGACGCAATTGCAAAGTTTGAAGCACTTTAGTCCATAACACAGATCCAGAACCATCTTCAAACGACGACAAAATAAGATCTAATGATTCTGCTGTTAAGCAATTTCTTCTAATGGACTTAAGGCCTTTGAGAATGCCAGATAGCAGATATATTCTGACTGGTCCATAGGCCATCTTATACTCACCAAGAACTTCAAGTAAGGCGTTTATAAAAGAAACCTGTTTATCTTCAGTTTGAAGAGATGTGATACATTTACCGATGAAATCAGAAAAGCGTTCACCGTAAGGACATGAATATTTACCATCGAACGATTTTTGCACAGTGAAATGAGCCGCCATCAACgcaaaaggaagaaacGTTGAAGTGAGAAAATAGTGATCGAGATTAAATATACCCATGCTGGATTCAGGAAGCGATAAAGCCAACTCCAAGGCAAAAGACTTGATTCTCACAGTTGGTGCCCTAAACCCAACTGCCAAAATCGTGAGTGCAAATGAAACAGGGATGCCGGAACCTGGCGAAACAATTTTTATCAAATCGTTCTTAGCGGCTTCTGCCTGATTCATCGAGATATCTATACCCATAATCTCGTAAAGCGTGAAGAATCTGTACCAACGTTTCAAGTTTTCATCCTTCTCAGATATTTTCCAGGTAAAGATTGGAGTTTCCACGTCATTCGAAAGGCTTTCAAGggatttttcaagaataaCAAGCGAGAACTTTCTTTGTTCACGACTGATACTGGAAAGTCCATTGCGAATGTACTGCCAATAACTCACCTTTGAAGTTCTCTCTTGGAAACTTGTCGATCTCTGCAAACTTTTAATTCCGATATTGTCCAGTATGCAAAACCAAAGAGTGTAGGCAACCGAGCCAAAGTCATTTTGGTTCGTGTCCAAAAGTGTTCCAATTGAAGCAAATACGGAGTTCAATATGTTATTATGCGAACAGATGTATGCTATCCTCGACTTAAGAATATCCAAGGATAAATGAGATATACTAAGATCAGAACTGCTTGCATAGAGTATAGCTATCTTCTCCGTCCTGCTGTTTGAATATGATTCCATGATCTGTTTATCGTTCATAAATATCCATCCTATGAAATCTAAAAACTTTTCACAATCCTTATGGTCTGAGCCCTTCACATAATCTTCATTGGAAGAAGACACATGTCCCAATCTCGGTTCTAAATGGTCTTTCCCATCGATAATAAAAGTCCATATCTTGTTATTAAAGGATCGCATGTTCTGTTCAGCGTAATCAATGAGCTTGTCAATTGTTATATCAAGGATATTCTCAAACAATCCTTCCTCTCTGAAAAGTTTACACAACTTGATTATTGTAGCCTTATGGCTACCATTACCGGTTGCAAGCAAATAGTGAACGTATTTTGTcacatcatcaaaaaaatgcccTTTTAACTCTGGAGAAAGGTTAATGATTTCCGAAAATGCAGCCGAATATGCTTCTTTCTGATCCTCATCTAGCTCCTTTGTCGATGATAACTTTGTGAATAACTTTTGAGCTGTGGCCTTTCGCTGATCAGAATCTAACGATTCAGCAATGAGTTCTAGTGATGTTATAGACATGagaatttttgaaatatccAAGCAGCTCTAAGCTTTGGAAAACCCAACTCCAATGTTCAAAAAAGGATTagtgaaaaattgatgGAGTGAATTATATCATCATTCGAGAgtagaaagagaaaaaaaaaaaaaaaaaaaaaaaactttttttcagcaCACAAACAATAGATGCACCTCTACACCATAATGATCTTATCGGTACTCGCTTATCTCTCGTGTCTTCAAAATTATTCAAGATAAGAACTCTAGCCACTCTTCTCACTTTCATGTTCAGTACTAACTTTCGTTTGATTTCTTCGATTCCTTTAACACCTCGTTTGCAGCATTGAGGACATCTGCATCCTTTGATGCTTTATCCATCCAGCGATCAACCaatgctttattttccttctttaacTTGTCAACTGTCTTGCGAAGAAgattattttctatttgtAGAGATAAAATGCCATCATTTATCCCCTCTATATTCTGATTCTTAACGCGTGACTCCTCCTGAATTCTTTCATATCTTCCTTTCAAGTCTATGTAGCCATCTTTTAAAAGTCTAAGTGATTTCTTTAGTGAGCCGacttcatctttcaaagacgagatttcttctttctgttcATCAAATGTACGATTCTCatatgcaatttttttctttagatgatcATTTGCTGCTAACAATTCTACAACTTGCTTGCTTGGCTCATCTTTGGATAACGTTGCTATCAAGATGTCCTGGCTTCTCTTTTGCTCACATATAAAACTTAAGGATTTAAAGATGGCAGAATCTTTTGCCTCCATATTATCTCTGTCAACCAACCGATTGAGTAAAGTTTGTCTCCATGTTGATTCAGAAGCCATTATGTCATAATCTTGCTGTTTGTAAAAACGTTAAGTTGCAATTTTGAAACAAATTTTATTGTCGATCAAAATGGTTAGAAGAGAATGTGAATAAATTGTAAATAAACGAGTGTTCTCGCTTGTATCtacattttctatttttttttattttttttattattgattatttattcttattaCCTTCCGATTAATCGTACAATACTATTAATGTATctgttctttcttccaatCCTAACATTACAAGTCgcctttttttaataacaTATTCATTCGACGGATTATTTGTATACCAAGACAATTGAAGGATTCcacttcttgttttttGAATGGTGACTCTAAAAGGAAtgcttttcattttgaatACAGCTAGCTAAACTTCCATAAGCAATGATCATTCCTTCACTAAACGGATCACCCAAGAAAGTTGCAAAAAAGATCAAGCGGAAATATAGTGTTGCTTCATATCAGACACAGTATGATAATGCAGATAGCACGCAATTGTTTACGCCGAAAtctgaagaagatgttggTGATGAGTTGGCAAGTAGCACAGATGATAGGCAAATATCCGATGAAGAGTGCAAAGATACTGGTTTGATTGATAATAGGAAGCAAGATGAGGGCCCCAGTGTGGATAAGGATGGCAATTGTGCGGAAAGTGCTGAAACTGAGGAAATTCAGCCGCCTAAATTAGAAAGAACTGTTACGTTAAAGGAATATCGACAAGAAATGATGATGGAACATGGTATACAGcctcaaaaagaaagctcaCATCAAGATAGCACAGGCAATTCTGATGAGAAGCCAGATTCTGGGCGGAAATGGTCCCTGTGGTCACTTTTTTCTGGACAAAATGGACAAAAGGATGGCGAAAATGTTGAGAGCATGGCCAGCATGAAGACAGGAGGAATATCCAGTGTGAAAAGTCATGAAATTGCCTCAATTAATACAAATCGTACAGGGGGTGAGGTCTCGGGAGGTACGGAAAGCTCAATTCTGACCTACCATGGAAACACGCTATCGCAAATAGACAACGAAGATAATCTTGAGCCAAATACACTTTCAAGAGTTGTAACTTCGACAGGAGAAGGTGTTGAAGAGGACTTAGAAAACGAAggtgaaggtgaagaagagCAGTCaggatttgaagatgaagaaagtaagCCTGACATGCAGAAGCACTGGTGGAAACCTTGGTCGTGGTATAATTCGAACGAGCTAAATACATGTGACACAACTATGAACGGTGAGCAAACTTTacaggaagaaaatgaagaggaaaagaatcTTCGAGAGTCTGAGAAAGAAGCACAACGTGTTATGGATGCTCGCACTTTAACGTATGAAGTTTCAAGCTCTTGGGCCTATTTTCGGGATGAAAGTGAGGATACGGGTCAGATATCGATATTTGGCACTAGATCAATGCGTGCACCACTTACGGTTCGTCATAACGTCAAATGTGGATTTGACAAGCAAGAAAAGCACGGACCCATTTTGGATAGTGATGATTTATGCACGGTAATCCCGGACTTTGACCGTAACTATCGTGATATTACCACTCAAACGAAGATCCGCATTCTTATATCATCCCTAGGGGGGAGCCTCATAAAGATGCTGGTTCCTGGGGAGACGCATTTATACCATAGGCCAGTATATGACACCCCGAAGTcgagaaagaaagcaaaaagcagccaaaagaaaggaaaagagagcATCAAAAAAGCTCTCATTATTGGAATTCATAGCTATCTTCCACCTCAAATTATGGAAAATTTGCAAGAGGGTGAAACCAcaaatgcagaaaaaatGGTTCGGGTTGCTTCAAGTGAGCTCGGAAAGTGGGCCAATGACAATGATGTAATCATAAAGAAGCAGACGATTGCAATGGATGGATATGGACAGTTATTTGACAGAGTGAGCAACTGCTTGTCCTTGCTTGACAACTGGATGAATTCCATTTGCTCAGCAGACATCATTCTTGTTGTTTCTGATGTACAATCGACTGCAATTGCGATTCACGTGCTTTCCAGATTGATAACGGCCGGATATCTCGACAACACCGCATTTGTGGGATTTATTGGGCTGGCTGGAACATTCTTGGGCCCTTCTCTAGATGCAGATACAAAGATTACCGTAAAAGGAAGCGGAGATTTGCTTGAAAATAAGGTAATGCTTCAGTTGTTTGACTTCCAGGATTGCAGCTCACTTCAAAGCAAGGAGTTGCTTCGTCACATTAAGATTCTTGTTGGTCGAAACGTGAAGATTACATTGGTAGCCTCTTTGACAGACACTTTGGCGCCAATCTACTCCTCGCTATGCCTTCATATTTCGCACCCAAACATTTTCAGAGCTGTTTACATCGATGGAAGAAGCGGTCAGCCTGATTTCATAATTACCTTGATTAGCCTAGCGTTGACAATTAGGAATTTAAACATGAATGACCACCGGCTTCTTGTTGAGCTAAGCAGCATATTTCAAGCCAGTTCCTGGGAATACAGAAAACGAAGGAAGAGCATCACCAACAAGAGCGGAAATTATACAAACACCATCTTTACGAACAGACATGTGTACAAGACAGGGATCCAGAACATGCTTGAGACTAGCGACCTCATGTTCAAGCAGGCTGTGCAAGAGCAGGAAGACTTTGATGTTAAGGAGATGAGCACAAACGTTTATCACATACCCTGGTGTATGCGTGGTTTTATAGAGGAACTTGCgaagttgaaaaagaaagaagaccGGAGAACAGATCGTcattttgatgttgataCCGGGCAGTTGATAAATCAGCTTTTAGAAGAATTTCGGGCTTGGCGGCCGACAGACAAGGTTTACAAAGATTTCCGATATTGCATTGAGGAACTTTCTGAGATGTCTGGAAATGATCTGTTTGGGGATTAGCATGGATATTAGAGACGGTATACTGAGTATACTAAGGTTATAAATGCAGGAATATAAGATTAATAAGGTGATTTGATGGGGAACCAAATGTTGATGTAACGACTGTATTTAATATTTAGCTCACATGAGAGTGTTGAACATTTAGTTATCATGGTAGTGTTGAATATTCAGCTATCATAGTAGTATTCTATTTAGTTGTTTTGGTGGTTTTATTTGATTAATGCAGTATTTTATTTGGTCACCATggcattattttatttggtCACCATGGtatcattttatttatttgctatggtattattttatttagtgAATAtggaattatttcttttagTTAATTGGTTATTTACTATGGtggcatttttttgcatgTAGCATTTCCTTAACGATAATAGTATTGCAATTATTTAGTATCACTGCCTCCTTCATAATACAGCAGTATAACTAATATATCTTTCcgtttattttattattatagtGCTTCCATAGCATTTCCGGTATTTACTCGggattttaattttttctgcaTATTTTCCTCTCCTCATTCCTTTGACTACTCGATTCattacattttcttcttgtttccATTTTCGCATTTATATTGCCGGACCATGCATGATTTATTGTTTATATATGGCTTCTTGCTTCCATCCTACCTAGTATTGATATTTTATGTTATTTGGATTCGGAACTACTTTTATTACTATATCTAAGTCGATGCTCATCAATGCAGTAGACCATCGCTGTCCGTTTGCCATTTGTCGACAAACAATACGTGTTTTCTGCTTgagcatttttttgtggTGATACATTTCGATTCAATTTTCTCAGGAACGACAGAGTTTTGGTGAGGATGAAATTGTAAGTAAGGTATTTTTGAAAGGGAGCAAATTACAGCCTAGTAGGTCGAAAAATGGAGTCAATTTAAGCTTATCCCGGTGTCAATCGAGACAATCTACGGGTATATATAGGGAGCATGTAATCCTGCACTTGTAAGAATGCATTCTACAGATTCTGGAACCCCGAAAGTTGTTGTTGGAGCATAGAACCAACTCAAAGTGTACAAGCACCAGATTTTTTGCCGATGCTTTTTTACTGATCGATTAGATTAGATCGCGACTGGTCCAAATTTTTGGAgctgaaattttttctgaATGGACTTTTCGCTTTTCGCATTAGGTTTTTATTCTCACCCTATTCGCTCTTTAGGGGAGGGGGCCCGGAGACCCTAGAAATGAATGTTTTGAGAATTACAAAGAATAGGAATACCGGCATTGTTGAGCGCAGAGATagttttgcttttttcgcttttttttttcatcctcacCCGTTAGCCCAAACCTGCAAGTTTTctctgcattttttttcttaaatttttccctGCTCTAATCCGATTGTTCTTTCTCACCTGTGCTGTTTAATTCAATGGCCTGCTTGCATGGCTGGtaaacatatatataaacaAGGATACCCCCATGAATTACTGTAGAAAAAACTTGCGTGGAGCCCTAAGATGATGTTGTAGTCACTATCGCTTCCTTGAACTCGCCCTAGGTCCCAACATTCACCTCTCCTCTAATTAGCAAGAGCCTATCAAGATGTCGGATAGCATCTTCAACGTTCAGGTGTTCTTCATTGTTCTCAGAGAATGTTTGGAGGCCGTGATTGTGATTTCTGTGCTTTTGGCCTTTGTGAAGCAGTCGGTTGCAAAGGACAAGAAGCTTAAGAGAAAGTTGTACAAGCAGATTTGGTTCGGTGCAATTGCCGGTATTGTAATCTGTCTAGGTATAGGTGGTGGTTTCATTGGTGCCTACTATTCGCTCGGTAAGGATCTCTGGTCCTCGTCCGAGGATCTTTGGGAGGGTATCTTCAGTATTATCGCCACCGTTTTGATCTCTATCATGGGTATTGCCATGCTCCGTATCAACAAGATGCAGAGAAAGTGGAGAATTAAAATTGCCAGAGCTTTAACCACGCCCCCAGCAGAGAAATGGGGCCGGTTCAAGTTCAGCTACATCATGAAGAAGTACTCCATGTTCATCTTGCCCTTCATCACCACTCTAAGAGAAGGTTTGGAGGCCGTTGTCTTTGTTGGTGGTGTTGGTATTGGATCTCCAGCCAAGTCTTTCCCACTTCCAGTCATCTGTGGTTTGGTTGCAGGTATTCTTGTCGGTTACCTTCTTTACTACGGAGGTTCCACCACCTCCTTGCAGGTGTTCCTTTGTATTTCCACGTGTATTCTT
It includes:
- the FTR1_2 gene encoding high-affinity iron permease, which encodes MSDSIFNVQVFFIVLRECLEAVIVISVLLAFVKQSVAKDKKLKRKLYKQIWFGAIAGIVICLGIGGGFIGAYYSLGKDLWSSSEDLWEGIFSIIATVLISIMGIAMLRINKMQRKWRIKIARALTTPPAEKWGRFKFSYIMKKYSMFILPFITTLREGLEAVVFVGGVGIGSPAKSFPLPVICGLVAGILVGYLLYYGGSTTSLQVFLCISTCILYLIAAGLFSRAVWDFETNTFNNKTGGDASESGSGPGSYDIKKSVWHVNCCNPEIDNGWDVFNALLGWQNSATYGSVISYNVYWLALIITLGLMLFQEKYGHLPFTKNLTLDKLNPMYYIKHKDREDLTAEEQEKLFNVARNKLNQEAQQAEQAGADVVVDNVDGARETDSLNDTKIHA